A single Ignavibacteriales bacterium DNA region contains:
- a CDS encoding ATP-dependent DNA helicase RecQ, translated as MQSSLQTLKTYFGYDSFRGKQEEIISRLTEQKQHALVLMPTGGGKSLCYQIPALMFEGGTIVISPLIALMQDQVDALRKRNIRAAFINSTVSAADREKRLAQFVRGELKLLYVTPERFRKAEFTQEIKKADISLLAVDEAHCISEWGHDFRPDYSRIAEFREMLGNPLTVALTATATPDVKIDIIKKLGLTPDEVRIYEEGIERPNLRLEALDVFDEKETLREIKRVLTDYRGSGIIYFALIKKLEEYSEKLRDAGFSHSVYHGKLEPQQRKRVQREFLSGNQQVILATNAFGMGIDKPDIRFVIHAEVPSSLESYYQEIGRAGRDGKPSLCLLLYNSEDLYTQMQFVQWANPDAEFYHRMYELLLAKPGEVNSLGYEFVMEQMSHKNRFDFRVDTVLGMFDRYGVTSGSLEERNLEVVSELPPELDDEEYLKQKLLRDNTKLLSVVNYFKHNKCRRTSVSEYFGFGTKKNCGNCDICTENAENEAPH; from the coding sequence ATGCAGTCCTCATTACAAACTCTTAAAACATATTTTGGTTATGACTCCTTCCGCGGCAAGCAGGAGGAGATAATCAGCCGCCTTACTGAGCAGAAGCAGCATGCGCTGGTACTTATGCCTACCGGAGGAGGGAAATCACTCTGTTATCAGATTCCGGCTCTGATGTTTGAGGGGGGAACCATTGTAATTTCTCCTCTGATTGCGCTGATGCAGGATCAGGTTGATGCACTCAGGAAAAGAAATATCAGGGCTGCGTTTATTAATTCCACTGTAAGCGCTGCCGACAGGGAAAAACGTCTCGCGCAGTTCGTAAGAGGTGAACTGAAACTTTTATATGTAACACCGGAGCGGTTCAGAAAGGCAGAGTTTACACAGGAGATAAAAAAAGCTGATATATCTCTTCTTGCTGTGGATGAGGCACACTGTATATCAGAATGGGGGCATGATTTCCGTCCCGACTACAGCCGCATCGCAGAGTTTCGTGAAATGCTGGGAAATCCGCTCACAGTTGCTCTTACTGCAACAGCAACTCCTGATGTTAAAATTGATATTATAAAAAAACTTGGTCTTACTCCTGATGAAGTTCGTATATATGAGGAGGGGATTGAGCGCCCCAATCTGCGGCTGGAAGCGCTTGATGTTTTTGACGAAAAAGAAACACTTCGTGAAATTAAACGGGTGCTTACCGATTACCGGGGATCAGGCATTATCTATTTTGCGCTTATTAAAAAGCTTGAAGAGTATTCTGAAAAACTCAGGGATGCCGGATTCTCTCATTCGGTATATCACGGTAAACTTGAACCTCAGCAGCGGAAGCGTGTTCAGAGGGAATTTCTCTCCGGCAATCAGCAGGTGATACTTGCCACTAATGCATTCGGTATGGGGATTGATAAACCCGATATACGGTTCGTGATTCATGCAGAAGTGCCCTCTTCGCTGGAATCATATTATCAGGAAATCGGCCGGGCGGGCCGTGATGGTAAGCCGTCTCTTTGCCTGCTTCTTTATAATAGTGAAGATCTATATACCCAGATGCAGTTCGTCCAGTGGGCAAATCCCGATGCTGAGTTTTATCACCGGATGTATGAACTTCTTCTGGCAAAACCTGGTGAGGTAAATTCTCTCGGGTACGAATTTGTTATGGAACAAATGAGCCACAAAAACCGTTTTGATTTCAGGGTTGATACTGTGCTAGGGATGTTTGACCGTTATGGTGTAACATCAGGCTCACTTGAAGAAAGGAATCTGGAAGTGGTTTCAGAACTGCCGCCTGAACTCGATGATGAGGAATATCTGAAGCAGAAACTGCTGAGGGATAATACAAAACTGCTCTCAGTGGTTAATTATTTTAAGCATAACAAATGCCGCCGCACTTCAGTTTCGGAGTATTTCGGATTTGGGACGAAAAAAAATTGCGGAAATTGCGATATTTGCACCGAAAATGCTGAAAATGAGGCACCTCACTAA
- a CDS encoding HAMP domain-containing protein yields MIEKLLTRFSGTRKYFLVTFLLTMGIILLGILTPYLIQNQIASFPEEREKLSRDLISNTTGIFTSAAEQLNNDFIHLRQEVSDILLSEKVEYDSLFLLLNSQPQNNYIIEIYDRKGSLLSFNNSYPLSVKSGQGIPENPGKTFFLKGAIFTSLVQYDTIRTGPQIFFIYMGLPVLSESGLYPEPDRLLFASLQNKAGQDFRLVTENSLEDSAGSDTLRVPLSDSQGNQLGYILYKLPSGPESQDAFVDWISFIQSLLLISILISILLGIRKDYQRIPYVSLRLILLIFFLIIFRWIVYVLDIVAIILPAELTDPAYFSSAFGGGIVKSPAEFLVTALFFFIIAAFSASYAIRTEKTKSIPSNVSRLIYFFFLVFYGALTALLLRGYAASMRSVIFDSSLSYFKDPSLIPSFPALTMNLGVFLSGGGVFLFILSWTALLIKNYSHSGLPSGTYSYFILFASPVLFTVVLLFFTSNPLVTPPLALVFFLLTGILTAYFAYYEKPGAAIQIPALLLASVLSVSFMNHFNSELTKEELKTASFEFNRKNPGLYQFLMTDALEAVPEILRSRDAGRSGILHTATEAYSVWASLTFSKELYGSGIYFLDKNKKITGGFGYNLDGIDIVPSLLSFLKINSPAVFSFTPFSGDKNHIQLVGIAPFSLPEGDISYIAICFLYNTVRIHEKSDFPLIQAADTRWRSTLENENLTILNFQNRELIYTEGEFYPDKKLMSLLLDSAFTESAEKWITYNPGAEEYLFYASLNEITGSRSITATGIKIRTFTWNLFNFFKLFIIHSLFSLIWYGIAFLINLKKGAFPQYTFRMQLLIAFLFIAIIPMVVLAVYNRINITEKAEEGLKNLIHEKSSVVANYLEREGAGSNTINDKDVFRSAFRNLDIHFSIYKENALVFTTLQQLETAELVPPRPDPETLHILYREGMRDDFRTVSYGGQTGLSQFRKLTFKSQEYILEVNSLLNKVRPVILPVEIDIILFGVYSLAILLVIIISSFMANKISLPIKKLTKATHSVAGGDFAYDIPDNVRGELKELMKGFENMTSELQRNQKDLSSLEREAAWKEMARQVAHEIKNPLTPMKLTMQHLIHAYKSGAKNFDAIFDKVSGTIINQIEVLNQIASEFSRFARMPGMNAGLMNPAEVIDDTAALYNDDHVSLKVEHENKEILIMMDRSQFRRMMVNLIRNAIQAKATVITISTYQEYNSFIMTICDNGNGIPEEIREVIFREGFTTKTGGMGLGLSMTRRLIENAGGSITLEQKEDQGTCFKIILSAESNQPGKGEKSNG; encoded by the coding sequence GTGATTGAAAAACTCCTTACCCGGTTCAGCGGCACAAGAAAGTATTTTCTTGTAACTTTTCTTCTTACGATGGGGATTATTCTTCTAGGAATACTTACCCCCTATCTTATACAAAATCAGATTGCATCATTCCCTGAAGAACGCGAAAAACTTTCGCGGGATTTAATCAGTAATACAACCGGGATATTCACGAGTGCAGCAGAGCAGCTCAATAACGACTTTATCCATCTCAGACAGGAAGTTTCAGATATTCTGCTAAGTGAAAAAGTGGAATATGACTCCCTCTTTCTCCTGCTCAATAGTCAACCGCAAAACAACTATATCATTGAAATATATGACAGGAAAGGCAGCCTTCTCAGCTTCAATAACAGCTATCCGCTTTCAGTAAAATCCGGTCAGGGAATACCGGAGAACCCGGGAAAAACTTTCTTTTTAAAGGGAGCTATTTTCACCTCACTAGTGCAGTATGATACCATCCGCACGGGACCACAGATATTTTTTATCTATATGGGGCTTCCGGTTCTCTCGGAAAGCGGCCTTTATCCGGAACCAGACAGATTATTATTCGCCAGTTTACAGAATAAGGCAGGGCAGGATTTCCGCTTAGTGACTGAAAATAGCCTGGAAGATTCCGCAGGTTCAGATACTCTCAGGGTCCCTCTCAGTGACTCACAAGGTAACCAATTGGGGTATATACTTTACAAGCTGCCATCCGGTCCTGAATCGCAGGATGCATTTGTTGACTGGATCAGCTTTATTCAGTCACTTTTGCTGATTAGTATTCTGATCAGCATACTGCTTGGAATCAGGAAAGACTATCAGCGGATACCTTATGTAAGCTTACGGCTCATACTGCTGATTTTTTTTCTGATAATCTTCAGATGGATAGTGTATGTATTAGATATTGTTGCCATTATACTACCCGCTGAACTCACTGACCCTGCATACTTTTCATCAGCATTTGGCGGAGGAATTGTAAAGTCACCTGCGGAGTTTCTGGTAACGGCACTCTTCTTCTTTATCATTGCCGCCTTTAGTGCTTCTTACGCGATCAGAACGGAAAAAACAAAAAGTATTCCATCAAACGTAAGCCGCTTAATATATTTCTTCTTCCTCGTTTTCTACGGAGCACTTACCGCTTTGCTTCTCAGGGGTTATGCTGCCTCAATGCGAAGCGTAATCTTTGATTCATCTCTGAGTTACTTCAAGGATCCATCCCTGATTCCCTCTTTTCCGGCTCTGACCATGAATCTAGGAGTATTTCTTTCGGGAGGTGGCGTCTTTCTTTTTATTTTAAGCTGGACAGCTCTTTTAATAAAAAATTATTCTCATTCGGGACTACCCTCCGGAACGTATTCCTACTTCATACTCTTTGCCTCCCCCGTATTATTTACGGTGGTTTTACTTTTTTTTACTTCAAATCCGCTTGTTACCCCGCCGCTCGCATTAGTATTCTTCCTGCTGACGGGAATACTTACGGCATACTTTGCTTATTATGAGAAACCTGGAGCGGCAATACAAATTCCAGCGCTGCTGCTTGCCTCCGTCTTATCCGTTTCCTTTATGAACCATTTTAATTCTGAACTGACAAAGGAAGAATTAAAAACAGCATCATTTGAATTTAACAGAAAGAATCCGGGGCTTTATCAGTTCCTTATGACCGATGCGCTTGAGGCAGTGCCCGAAATACTCCGCAGCCGCGACGCAGGCAGGAGCGGAATTCTTCATACTGCAACAGAAGCATATTCAGTATGGGCTTCACTCACCTTTTCAAAGGAATTATATGGTTCCGGTATCTATTTCCTTGACAAAAATAAAAAAATCACAGGAGGATTCGGATATAATCTTGATGGAATTGACATTGTCCCCTCTCTTCTGTCTTTTCTAAAGATAAACTCCCCTGCAGTCTTTAGTTTTACACCATTCAGCGGTGACAAAAATCATATTCAACTTGTCGGTATTGCGCCATTTAGCTTACCGGAAGGTGATATCTCCTACATTGCAATCTGTTTTCTGTATAATACGGTCAGGATTCATGAAAAATCCGACTTCCCGCTCATTCAGGCAGCAGATACACGCTGGAGAAGCACGCTTGAAAATGAAAATCTGACCATTCTCAACTTTCAGAACCGCGAGCTGATATATACTGAGGGAGAATTCTACCCGGACAAAAAGCTAATGTCACTTCTGCTGGATTCAGCTTTTACAGAATCAGCTGAGAAATGGATTACATACAATCCCGGAGCTGAAGAATATCTCTTTTACGCTTCGCTGAATGAAATAACAGGCAGCAGATCAATAACAGCAACAGGTATTAAGATAAGGACATTCACCTGGAATCTGTTTAATTTCTTCAAATTGTTTATTATCCATTCACTATTTTCACTGATCTGGTACGGCATTGCTTTCCTGATAAATCTGAAAAAGGGGGCGTTCCCCCAGTACACGTTCAGAATGCAGCTTCTTATTGCGTTTCTTTTTATAGCTATTATTCCGATGGTTGTTCTTGCAGTCTACAACAGGATAAACATAACGGAAAAGGCTGAAGAGGGACTGAAAAATCTGATACACGAAAAATCATCAGTTGTGGCCAATTATCTCGAACGTGAGGGGGCAGGGAGCAATACAATAAATGATAAGGATGTTTTCAGGAGTGCTTTCAGAAACCTTGATATACATTTTAGTATCTATAAAGAGAATGCACTCGTCTTTACCACTCTTCAACAGCTTGAAACTGCTGAATTGGTGCCGCCCCGGCCAGATCCGGAGACACTTCACATTCTCTACCGTGAAGGAATGAGGGATGATTTCAGAACAGTTTCGTATGGAGGGCAGACTGGATTATCACAGTTCCGTAAACTGACGTTCAAAAGTCAGGAGTATATTCTTGAAGTAAACAGTCTGCTGAACAAAGTCCGGCCGGTTATTTTACCGGTTGAAATTGATATCATCCTGTTCGGCGTATATTCATTGGCAATCCTGCTGGTAATTATTATCAGCAGTTTCATGGCAAATAAAATTTCTCTGCCGATAAAGAAACTGACCAAAGCTACGCACTCAGTAGCCGGCGGAGATTTTGCTTATGATATTCCTGATAACGTCAGAGGTGAGTTAAAAGAGCTGATGAAGGGATTTGAGAATATGACCAGTGAACTGCAGAGGAACCAGAAAGATCTGAGTTCACTTGAGCGAGAAGCCGCCTGGAAAGAAATGGCACGGCAGGTAGCGCATGAAATAAAAAATCCTCTCACTCCCATGAAACTGACTATGCAGCATCTCATCCATGCTTATAAATCAGGAGCAAAGAACTTTGATGCGATTTTTGATAAAGTTTCCGGCACCATTATTAACCAGATAGAAGTGCTGAATCAGATAGCATCAGAATTCTCACGATTCGCAAGGATGCCCGGGATGAATGCAGGGTTGATGAATCCCGCCGAAGTTATTGATGACACTGCAGCTTTGTATAATGACGATCATGTATCACTGAAAGTTGAGCATGAGAATAAAGAAATACTGATAATGATGGACCGATCCCAGTTCCGGAGAATGATGGTTAATCTGATCCGAAATGCCATTCAGGCAAAAGCAACAGTGATCACAATATCAACTTATCAGGAATATAATTCGTTTATTATGACGATTTGTGATAACGGTAACGGTATTCCGGAAGAAATCCGTGAAGTAATTTTCAGGGAAGGATTTACCACCAAAACTGGCGGGATGGGTCTTGGTCTTTCCATGACCAGACGCCTGATTGAAAACGCCGGCGGTTCAATAACACTTGAACAAAAAGAAGATCAGGGTACTTGTTTTAAGATAATTCTTTCTGCAGAATCAAATCAACCTGGGAAAGGGGAAAAATCAAATGGCTGA
- a CDS encoding aspartate carbamoyltransferase catalytic subunit, which yields MALSIKHLLGLDGVSREDIQEILDTAVTFREVIERPIKKVPTLQGKTVVNLFYENSTRTRISFELAERRLSADSLNFSVSTSSVTKGESFKDTVRNIEAMKVDMIVVRHASAGVPQYLTRISGSKIINAGDGTHEHPTQGLLDMYSIREKLGRLEGVKVCIVGDISHSRVALSNIYGLTTMGAKVSVCGPATMIPPYIKDLGVDVHYNIDEAIQANDVLNVLRIQLERKAREYFPSIREYQKFYGIDSHRLEKNKKDVLILHPGPINRGVELSAEVADGEHQVILDQVTNGVAVRMAVLFLLGTQN from the coding sequence ATGGCTCTGAGTATTAAACATCTCCTGGGATTAGACGGCGTTTCACGTGAGGATATACAGGAAATTCTTGATACCGCGGTTACCTTTAGAGAAGTGATTGAACGCCCGATTAAAAAAGTACCCACTCTTCAGGGGAAAACCGTGGTAAATCTTTTTTATGAAAACTCTACCCGTACCAGAATTTCATTTGAGCTGGCTGAACGGCGGCTCTCGGCGGACAGTCTGAATTTTTCTGTTTCAACCAGCAGTGTGACCAAAGGTGAGTCTTTTAAGGATACCGTTAGGAATATTGAAGCAATGAAAGTGGATATGATAGTCGTCCGGCATGCTTCAGCGGGCGTTCCGCAGTATCTTACGCGGATCTCGGGGTCAAAAATTATAAATGCCGGAGACGGCACCCACGAGCATCCCACTCAGGGGCTTCTGGATATGTATTCTATCCGTGAAAAACTCGGACGGCTTGAAGGGGTTAAAGTCTGCATCGTCGGGGATATTTCTCACAGCCGCGTCGCGCTGTCTAATATATACGGCCTCACAACCATGGGAGCTAAAGTTTCTGTCTGCGGTCCGGCAACCATGATTCCGCCGTATATCAAAGATCTGGGGGTGGATGTACATTACAATATAGATGAGGCCATTCAGGCAAATGATGTGCTCAATGTTCTGCGGATTCAGCTTGAACGAAAAGCAAGGGAGTATTTTCCGTCAATACGGGAATATCAGAAATTCTACGGAATTGACTCACACCGGCTTGAGAAGAATAAAAAAGATGTACTGATACTTCATCCCGGGCCTATTAACCGTGGTGTTGAACTTTCAGCAGAAGTGGCTGACGGCGAGCATCAGGTGATACTTGACCAGGTAACCAACGGAGTGGCAGTAAGAATGGCTGTGCTCTTTTTATTAGGCACACAAAATTAA
- a CDS encoding dihydroorotase, whose amino-acid sequence MDIYIKNAHLLDPVSGVDTKDGLLIKNGIITAIGPLPANESGIKVWDVNGALVVPGLMDMHIHLREPGREDEETITTGSDAAAAGGFTAVACMPNTEPAIDSAEVVEYIRKRAEGHIVDVYAIGAATSERKGELIAPIGELVEAGAVAFSDDGVAIKTAKILRRVMEYAKMYDKPVIEHCEDETLAGGAMHEGVTSTKLGLPGIPAIAEELTVARDIMMAELTGARVHIAHISTAKAVQLVREGKAKGIKVTAEVAPHHFTLTDEAVMTYDTNAKMNPPLRTNEDVLAMISGLKDGTIDVIATDHAPHSPEEKEMEFEYAPNGILGLETAIGLTFSELVHKGHLTSADVVMKMAVNPRRILNLEVPAIKAGVQANLTVINPELEWKVDVKKFKSKSRNTPYDGFTLKGKSLGVINKNQVHRSES is encoded by the coding sequence ATGGATATATATATAAAAAATGCTCATCTGCTGGACCCGGTTTCCGGAGTAGATACGAAAGACGGCCTGCTTATAAAAAACGGCATCATTACCGCAATAGGCCCCCTCCCCGCAAATGAGAGTGGCATTAAAGTATGGGATGTTAACGGCGCTTTGGTTGTTCCCGGTCTGATGGACATGCACATTCATCTGCGTGAACCGGGGCGTGAAGATGAAGAAACCATTACCACCGGCTCAGACGCAGCGGCAGCCGGCGGGTTCACTGCAGTTGCCTGCATGCCCAATACCGAACCGGCGATTGATTCAGCCGAAGTGGTTGAATATATACGTAAACGCGCCGAGGGGCACATAGTGGATGTCTATGCAATAGGGGCTGCAACAAGTGAGCGGAAAGGTGAACTTATTGCTCCCATCGGTGAATTAGTTGAAGCAGGCGCTGTTGCTTTTTCTGATGATGGTGTTGCCATTAAAACCGCAAAAATTCTCCGCCGGGTTATGGAATACGCAAAGATGTACGACAAACCGGTGATCGAACACTGTGAGGATGAGACATTAGCCGGCGGGGCAATGCATGAAGGTGTCACTTCAACAAAACTGGGACTACCGGGAATTCCCGCCATCGCTGAAGAACTGACCGTTGCCCGTGACATCATGATGGCAGAACTGACCGGTGCCAGGGTTCATATTGCCCACATCAGCACCGCAAAAGCAGTTCAGCTGGTACGGGAAGGAAAAGCAAAAGGAATTAAAGTGACAGCAGAGGTAGCACCTCATCATTTTACTCTGACCGATGAAGCGGTTATGACCTATGATACAAACGCAAAGATGAACCCTCCGCTCCGCACAAATGAGGATGTTCTTGCGATGATATCCGGTCTTAAAGATGGTACTATTGACGTTATAGCCACCGACCATGCACCCCACTCCCCTGAAGAGAAGGAGATGGAATTTGAGTATGCCCCCAATGGAATCCTCGGACTGGAAACTGCCATCGGGTTAACTTTTTCCGAACTGGTACACAAAGGGCATCTTACTTCAGCTGACGTGGTAATGAAAATGGCTGTGAACCCCAGAAGAATCCTCAACCTGGAAGTTCCTGCAATTAAAGCAGGAGTTCAGGCAAATTTGACGGTAATCAACCCTGAACTTGAGTGGAAAGTAGATGTTAAAAAGTTTAAGTCGAAGAGCCGGAATACGCCCTATGATGGTTTTACATTAAAAGGAAAATCTCTGGGTGTGATAAATAAAAATCAGGTTCACAGAAGCGAAAGTTGA
- a CDS encoding DUF4783 domain-containing protein, whose amino-acid sequence MNDNYKINKSLKNTGERPSPVSLFKHLQLRMMILALLLMFSALSAPARAAESEDVRSIFTSISRGLATGNVSAFSKYITGQTYLSLASTASGYYSPNQAFYILQDFLKSMNPTSFRFSILEPEGSPYATGVLHFESKNRKSSAQVYIALNKAGNNWYISQLTLK is encoded by the coding sequence ATGAATGATAATTATAAAATAAATAAGAGTCTGAAGAACACCGGAGAGAGACCCTCTCCGGTTTCTCTATTTAAACATCTGCAGCTCAGGATGATGATCCTTGCTCTGCTGCTGATGTTTTCTGCCCTTTCAGCTCCGGCCCGCGCAGCCGAATCAGAAGATGTAAGAAGTATTTTCACTTCAATAAGCAGAGGACTCGCAACAGGTAATGTATCAGCATTCTCAAAATATATTACAGGGCAGACTTATCTGAGTCTCGCTTCAACAGCCTCAGGTTATTACAGCCCTAATCAGGCGTTTTATATACTTCAGGACTTCCTTAAATCCATGAACCCTACCAGTTTCCGTTTCAGCATCCTTGAGCCCGAAGGAAGTCCTTATGCAACCGGCGTGCTTCATTTTGAATCTAAAAACAGGAAATCTTCGGCTCAGGTTTATATCGCTCTAAACAAAGCAGGGAACAACTGGTATATCTCTCAACTTACCCTTAAATAG
- the pyrR gene encoding bifunctional pyr operon transcriptional regulator/uracil phosphoribosyltransferase PyrR, with protein MQIKATILDETAIQRIITRLSHEILEHNNGSENIILMGMRTRGEFVAKRIAAKIREIEKKDVPLAILDVTLYRDDFRTNLKQPTVSVSNITADITGKDVILIDDVLYTGRTVRSALCAIMEFGRPATIQLCCLVDRGHRELPIRADYVGKNTPTSVDEEIKLKMKEIDNEDAVYLVDSSSLKGEA; from the coding sequence ATGCAGATTAAAGCAACCATTCTTGATGAGACCGCAATTCAGCGTATCATCACCCGGCTATCACACGAGATTCTTGAACACAATAACGGTTCAGAAAACATTATTCTGATGGGAATGCGAACCCGGGGTGAATTCGTCGCAAAGAGAATTGCGGCAAAAATACGTGAGATTGAAAAAAAGGATGTTCCTCTTGCCATACTGGATGTTACCCTCTACCGGGATGATTTTCGCACAAACCTCAAGCAGCCCACCGTATCAGTTTCAAATATAACCGCTGACATAACCGGCAAGGATGTCATCCTCATTGATGATGTGCTTTATACCGGAAGAACGGTGCGCTCCGCCCTCTGCGCTATTATGGAGTTTGGCAGACCCGCGACCATTCAGCTCTGCTGTCTGGTGGACCGCGGCCACCGCGAGCTGCCGATCCGTGCCGATTATGTCGGCAAAAACACCCCGACCTCAGTGGATGAGGAAATAAAACTGAAAATGAAAGAAATTGATAATGAGGATGCAGTCTATCTGGTGGACAGCAGCAGTCTGAAAGGAGAAGCATAA
- a CDS encoding type II toxin-antitoxin system VapC family toxin, producing MKLHEIPKEERVLIDANIFLYTHMRSSVDCFEFLDRCAENLYSGFVPSHIMSEVMHVIMLAEARKSGIVSGSNPAKQLSEKPGMIKSMWEYNAIMRNILDAGITIVPVNGEDLHSALRLQRLHGLMTNDSIFLAVAHRLEIKAIASADKAFRNIPSIDLYEPGDL from the coding sequence ATGAAATTACATGAAATTCCAAAAGAGGAAAGAGTTCTCATTGATGCGAACATCTTTCTATACACCCACATGAGGTCTTCTGTTGATTGTTTTGAATTTTTGGACAGGTGTGCTGAGAACTTATATTCCGGATTTGTACCAAGTCATATCATGTCCGAAGTGATGCATGTAATCATGCTCGCTGAAGCAAGAAAATCAGGCATTGTTTCAGGAAGTAATCCGGCAAAACAACTCAGTGAAAAACCCGGAATGATAAAATCCATGTGGGAGTATAATGCAATTATGAGGAATATATTAGATGCCGGAATCACTATAGTACCTGTCAATGGTGAAGACCTTCATTCTGCACTTAGATTACAACGACTGCATGGACTCATGACAAATGATTCAATATTTTTAGCAGTTGCACACCGTCTGGAAATCAAAGCAATAGCCTCCGCCGATAAAGCATTCAGAAACATCCCCTCCATTGACCTTTACGAGCCGGGGGATTTGTAG